A genomic window from Maledivibacter sp. includes:
- a CDS encoding transcriptional repressor, whose protein sequence is MINKIENIKQVLKSKGYKLTPQRRIILEAILQNQGDHLCTEQVYQYVKKDCPDIGLATVYRTLQLLEGLEIITKVNFDDGVCRYELNVNTEHHQHHHLICTKCGSIAEVKVDLLEPLEEEIEKNYNFEIKDHKVKFFGICAKCKQKS, encoded by the coding sequence ATGATAAATAAAATCGAAAATATAAAACAAGTGTTAAAATCAAAGGGATATAAACTTACTCCTCAAAGAAGAATTATCCTAGAAGCTATCCTACAAAATCAAGGGGATCATTTGTGTACTGAACAGGTTTATCAATATGTGAAGAAGGATTGTCCAGATATTGGTCTTGCAACGGTATATAGGACTTTACAATTATTAGAGGGGTTAGAAATAATCACAAAAGTAAACTTTGATGATGGGGTTTGCAGATATGAGTTAAATGTAAATACTGAACATCATCAGCATCATCATTTAATATGTACTAAATGTGGGAGTATAGCTGAAGTAAAGGTCGATTTATTGGAACCACTAGAAGAAGAAATAGAAAAAAATTATAATTTTGAAATAAAGGATCATAAGGTGAAATTCTTTGGAATATGTGCTAAATGCAAACAAAAATCCTAA
- a CDS encoding metal ABC transporter permease, whose amino-acid sequence MIEIYELFANDYTLRIVALGSAILSIISGALGTYAVLRKQSLLGDAVSHAAFPGICLVFLLTGLKRTEPLLLGALIAGWLAAILIRACVNNTRIKLDSALGVTLSSFFGVGLIIITYIQKIPNSNQAGLDKFIFGQASTLLIKDIKIMTILGVVALLIVIIFWKEFKLFCFDKEFGNTMGFSIKILDILLTTTIVIAIVIGLQTVGVILMSVMLIAPAIAARQWTDRLWLMMIIASIFGALSGVTGTVISSLVRNIPTGPMIVIVISLITFISILLAPKNGLVWKIIKKPLKTDTPIDVKGGREN is encoded by the coding sequence ATGATAGAAATATATGAGCTTTTTGCTAATGATTATACATTAAGAATAGTTGCATTAGGCTCAGCTATATTGAGTATAATAAGCGGTGCTTTAGGCACCTATGCCGTTCTAAGAAAACAAAGCCTTTTAGGGGATGCAGTATCCCATGCTGCATTCCCTGGTATATGTCTTGTTTTTTTACTTACAGGATTAAAACGAACTGAGCCCCTTTTACTTGGGGCATTAATCGCTGGATGGTTAGCAGCCATACTTATTCGTGCTTGTGTAAACAATACACGCATCAAACTGGACAGTGCTTTAGGTGTTACTCTTTCTTCCTTTTTTGGTGTAGGTTTAATAATAATCACCTATATACAAAAAATACCGAATTCAAATCAAGCAGGCTTAGATAAATTTATATTTGGTCAAGCTTCAACACTTTTAATTAAGGATATAAAGATAATGACTATACTAGGAGTTGTTGCACTCCTCATAGTTATAATATTTTGGAAGGAATTCAAACTTTTTTGCTTTGACAAGGAATTCGGAAATACTATGGGTTTCTCAATAAAAATCCTTGATATACTTCTGACTACAACAATAGTTATTGCTATAGTCATAGGACTACAAACAGTAGGTGTTATATTGATGAGCGTAATGCTCATTGCTCCAGCAATTGCAGCTAGACAATGGACGGATAGACTTTGGCTTATGATGATTATTGCATCTATTTTTGGTGCTTTATCGGGAGTCACAGGTACCGTTATCAGCTCCCTTGTTAGAAACATTCCTACGGGGCCTATGATCGTAATAGTGATTTCCCTTATTACATTTATATCTATTCTATTAGCTCCTAAAAATGGATTAGTATGGAAAATTATTAAAAAACCTTTAAAAACAGATACTCCAATTGATGTTAAAGGGGGAAGGGAAAATTGA
- a CDS encoding alpha/beta hydrolase, whose amino-acid sequence MKKMLVYILGLIVLIVILMPFITGNLEKEVLNDQTRANIGGEFMELSDGVTHYELKGDEGRKTIVLVHGNAAPYFSWDNNFDYLVDAGFRVLRYDVFGHGFSDRPEMDKYNRDLYDRQLVELLDKLGIDEPIYIAGTSQGGSISIYFTATHPGKVEKVALLSPLFDSFEGKGMANLLRTKGVGEYFMGVVGDKTAVNPSNVLYSSEKNQELKEKLSRQIHYKGKKRAILANMRGDAVNDATDFYKQVKDQGIPMLLTWGKNDKSISGESMDRLRNIIPKIQYHELEEASHLAHYEFSEEINPILIKFFKE is encoded by the coding sequence ATGAAGAAGATGTTAGTATATATTTTGGGTTTAATTGTTTTAATTGTCATATTAATGCCGTTTATAACAGGAAATTTAGAAAAAGAAGTATTGAATGATCAAACAAGGGCTAATATAGGTGGAGAGTTTATGGAGTTGTCCGATGGGGTTACCCATTATGAGTTAAAGGGAGATGAAGGAAGGAAAACAATAGTACTTGTACACGGAAACGCAGCGCCTTATTTTTCATGGGATAATAATTTTGATTATTTAGTGGATGCTGGTTTCAGAGTTTTAAGATATGATGTATTTGGTCATGGTTTTTCCGATAGACCCGAAATGGATAAGTATAATAGGGATTTATACGATAGACAGCTAGTTGAGCTTTTGGATAAACTGGGTATCGACGAACCCATATATATAGCCGGTACTTCCCAAGGTGGAAGTATAAGCATATATTTTACAGCTACCCATCCTGGTAAAGTTGAAAAAGTTGCTTTACTGTCTCCCCTCTTCGATAGCTTTGAAGGAAAGGGTATGGCAAACTTATTGAGAACCAAGGGAGTAGGAGAATATTTCATGGGTGTTGTGGGAGATAAGACAGCAGTTAATCCATCAAATGTACTTTATTCTTCTGAAAAGAATCAGGAGCTTAAGGAAAAGCTATCCAGACAGATACATTATAAGGGGAAAAAAAGAGCAATACTTGCTAATATGAGAGGTGATGCTGTCAATGACGCAACGGATTTTTATAAGCAAGTAAAGGATCAAGGTATACCTATGCTCCTCACTTGGGGAAAAAATGATAAAAGTATTTCAGGGGAGTCGATGGATAGACTTAGGAATATTATTCCAAAGATTCAATACCATGAATTGGAAGAGGCCTCCCATCTTGCCCACTATGAGTTCTCTGAAGAAATAAACCCCATACTAATTAAATTTTTTAAGGAATAA
- a CDS encoding MATE family efflux transporter codes for MNEMRQELLEKSPWDLMIKLSLPAIIGMLVIGLYSFVDAIFVGQLVGANALGAISVAYPFTLFNSGIATLVGIGSASILSRAIGKKDNETIDKIMGNLLVMVLILSVIVTLIGTIFADKLLLISGAEGEMFELAVRYLKIIFLGSFFVNFAQSANMIMRGEGLMKRAMGIMAAGAILNIILDPIFIKVFGLGIEGAAIATIVSQIIQAIITMYYFIKISETVRFHGIRISKELIPEILSIGVSAMLMQIMSFVQQTVLYNVTSQYGGNEQVILMGASLRVLMFSFIPLWGMSQGLQPIIGTNYGAKLYDRVKKVANTFMVGSIVISLLFWLPIQIIPKQVLALFIKDISIVEKGVGSFRLMYSIFPVLGIFIISVTFFQALGKGSKAGILVMLRQVVVFIPTVIFLPRLMHMLGVWISIPITDGIVLLVAISNLLMEYRRLEDDRKELLI; via the coding sequence ATGAACGAAATGAGACAAGAATTGTTAGAAAAAAGTCCCTGGGATTTGATGATTAAGCTTTCTTTACCGGCTATAATAGGTATGCTAGTAATAGGTCTTTACTCCTTTGTGGATGCCATATTTGTAGGTCAGTTAGTTGGTGCAAATGCATTGGGAGCTATCTCAGTAGCCTATCCCTTTACTTTATTTAATTCTGGTATTGCCACACTAGTTGGGATTGGATCTGCGTCTATATTGTCAAGGGCAATAGGAAAAAAAGATAATGAAACCATAGACAAAATTATGGGTAATTTGTTGGTAATGGTTCTTATTTTATCAGTAATTGTTACACTTATAGGCACTATTTTTGCAGATAAACTTCTGCTAATTAGCGGTGCTGAAGGTGAAATGTTTGAGTTAGCTGTAAGATACCTTAAGATAATATTTTTAGGTTCATTCTTTGTCAATTTTGCCCAAAGTGCAAATATGATTATGCGTGGAGAGGGCTTGATGAAAAGAGCTATGGGTATAATGGCAGCTGGGGCAATACTCAATATAATATTAGATCCTATTTTCATTAAAGTATTTGGTTTAGGCATAGAGGGGGCGGCTATTGCAACAATTGTATCCCAGATAATTCAAGCCATAATTACCATGTATTATTTTATTAAAATAAGCGAAACAGTGAGATTTCATGGGATAAGAATATCTAAAGAATTAATACCAGAGATTCTTTCCATAGGAGTATCTGCTATGCTTATGCAAATAATGAGCTTTGTTCAGCAAACCGTATTATATAATGTTACCAGTCAATATGGGGGTAATGAACAAGTGATTTTGATGGGGGCATCCCTTAGGGTATTAATGTTTTCATTCATTCCCCTATGGGGAATGAGTCAAGGTCTGCAACCTATTATTGGTACTAACTACGGGGCTAAATTATATGACCGTGTGAAAAAAGTTGCCAATACCTTTATGGTTGGTTCAATAGTTATCTCACTACTTTTTTGGCTGCCAATTCAAATTATTCCGAAGCAGGTACTAGCTTTGTTCATTAAGGATATATCTATTGTTGAAAAGGGAGTAGGTTCATTTAGACTTATGTATAGTATTTTCCCTGTATTAGGCATCTTTATTATAAGTGTTACATTTTTCCAAGCATTGGGTAAAGGAAGTAAAGCAGGTATTTTAGTTATGCTTCGTCAAGTGGTTGTATTTATTCCTACGGTTATATTCCTTCCTAGACTTATGCACATGCTTGGGGTATGGATAAGTATTCCTATTACGGATGGTATAGTATTACTTGTAGCCATAAGCAATCTTTTGATGGAATATAGAAGGTTGGAAGATGATAGAAAGGAATTATTGATTTGA
- a CDS encoding ABC transporter ATP-binding protein: protein MNENALEIHDLTVAYNQVPVLWDIELEVPNGILMAIVGPNGAGKSTLIKSALQLIKPMSGNIHFFGGQYKKQKKRIGYVPQRGSVDWDFPTDVLDAVMMGRYGRLGWFKRPTKKDKEIALEAIDKVGMLSFIHRQISQLSGGQQQRVFLARALVQDADIYFMDEPFQGIDAKTEKSIVKVLQNLKSLNKTVVVVHHDLATVPEYFDWVTLLNTGIIATGPINEVFTKENIFKTYNKNKVRY from the coding sequence ATGAATGAAAATGCTCTTGAAATCCACGACTTAACAGTGGCATACAATCAAGTCCCCGTTTTATGGGATATCGAATTAGAAGTCCCTAATGGGATTTTAATGGCTATTGTTGGCCCAAATGGAGCCGGTAAGTCAACATTAATCAAGTCCGCCTTACAGCTTATAAAACCAATGTCAGGGAACATTCATTTTTTTGGAGGACAATATAAAAAACAAAAAAAGAGAATTGGATACGTCCCCCAAAGAGGAAGTGTTGATTGGGACTTCCCCACGGATGTACTTGATGCGGTAATGATGGGAAGATATGGTAGGCTTGGTTGGTTTAAACGTCCTACTAAGAAGGATAAAGAAATCGCTTTAGAAGCTATTGATAAAGTCGGAATGCTTTCCTTTATCCATAGACAAATAAGTCAACTCTCTGGAGGGCAGCAGCAAAGAGTTTTCCTAGCTAGAGCCTTGGTACAGGACGCTGATATATACTTTATGGATGAACCCTTTCAAGGAATTGATGCCAAAACTGAAAAATCAATAGTTAAAGTTTTACAAAACCTAAAAAGTCTTAATAAAACCGTCGTTGTTGTACACCATGATTTAGCAACCGTACCTGAATATTTTGATTGGGTTACTTTGCTCAATACAGGTATTATTGCTACAGGTCCTATAAATGAAGTATTCACTAAGGAAAATATATTTAAGACCTATAATAAAAATAAAGTTCGCTATTAA
- a CDS encoding TetR/AcrR family transcriptional regulator has product MGEYIRKSREERYEEIRSAALKVFLEKGYRNTTMEDIINATSLSKGGFYHYYRSTKQILIDIMRYGNYRFIEQNIKLKENASREEVCMALTNIMLDKVLNEAPERELYLMFAYEIIYDKDFEKVFLELEKETLDIFDNIFKDNTSNCESEKLRNKNIYISRMGNALLLTQNLFSDKEILKKNRENLYNIFYRLYSEILE; this is encoded by the coding sequence ATGGGTGAATATATTAGAAAAAGTAGAGAAGAACGATACGAGGAAATACGATCAGCGGCATTAAAAGTATTTTTAGAAAAGGGATATAGAAATACCACTATGGAGGATATAATCAATGCCACGAGCCTATCCAAGGGGGGATTTTATCATTATTATAGGAGTACTAAGCAAATATTAATCGATATAATGAGATACGGAAACTATAGGTTTATAGAGCAAAATATCAAGCTAAAGGAAAATGCATCTAGGGAAGAAGTATGTATGGCTTTAACAAATATTATGTTAGATAAGGTATTAAATGAAGCACCGGAAAGAGAGCTATACTTGATGTTTGCATATGAGATTATTTATGATAAAGACTTTGAAAAGGTATTTTTAGAATTGGAAAAAGAAACATTGGATATATTTGATAATATATTCAAGGATAATACTTCAAATTGTGAATCAGAAAAGCTGAGGAATAAAAATATATATATAAGCAGAATGGGGAATGCCCTTTTACTTACTCAAAATCTATTTTCAGATAAAGAAATTTTAAAGAAAAATAGAGAAAATCTATATAATATTTTCTACAGGCTTTATAGTGAAATTTTAGAATAA
- a CDS encoding S-layer homology domain-containing protein: protein MIKVMKNIMLLSIICILISISMGSGYAAGATIIPSPEADKGYIMDNVFNNSHTIYSYSNLSIGGSGVGVTGGQYNASARDNMVYRTAIFELNIEKEGMVTLDVTPTNAGHNVSSNINVYFVSSVSGEKKHYNPRVSSILEGGNGNCKRAFYAYPGKYFVSIGGNNYSDESSTTRIFLQFAIKATQEFFKIEHNGDTTETNPYNLNIRDSIVINGNIGMRTMWGSKWYVDRDDRYTFTAPKTGQMNVVLYNTDSNALKMFTKKQKSMNGTKSLTNDWKDNVNLSGSLRDPGNMGLWDFKVNPGSSDTAVVNVEAGKVYKFNVYNSFPCEYKAVLSYVGGVEPVKPTEPLKPVVKQDQPSQEQYATIFGSVTDEQNNPIYGLEVRFGDVTIKSETSGFQNLKVPANRELNVEIKAKGYKTGKWTNKFENKEYLVSYVLEKEEAPVHSKAGYVVNGYDMVQHREYKGQLSQDALGLKMTGDNHTNGRLVNGYRDGNRIDTVKSFDVKNKTVYGAFTVYGKDYCGYTGLAVDNIGSGAYVTTHHSWAGSKVVQNGTKIYKTLTFTDSAWKVTIAKGNYYGRQGSNLIQEKSGVFSEAVKKSINNPQKIMFVFGDNYGGATNHMIVHELFIEDNAKSPVSVNSTHKNNTPINISTASSWAVSEINEAVSKNLTTPKSTNNFKEFITREEFCEIIMKFYDAMGGKTINDTSNPFNDTNNTEIIRAYHAKIVGGTTETTFSPNNNLTREQLCVMLVRSLDAAGVKYSKNIDFSQSYTDKSFLSSWAYDSVKLLNGYKIFNGSGDKLDPRGTVTKEVAIILLKRTFDSFK from the coding sequence ATGATTAAGGTAATGAAAAATATCATGTTATTAAGTATCATATGTATATTGATATCAATATCAATGGGTAGTGGCTATGCTGCGGGAGCTACAATTATTCCTTCTCCTGAAGCTGACAAGGGATATATCATGGATAATGTATTTAATAATTCCCATACAATATATTCGTACTCCAATCTTTCCATTGGGGGGAGTGGAGTTGGTGTTACTGGTGGTCAATATAATGCAAGTGCAAGGGATAATATGGTCTATAGGACTGCGATTTTTGAGCTTAATATTGAGAAAGAGGGTATGGTTACATTAGATGTGACACCCACAAATGCAGGCCATAATGTTTCTTCAAATATAAACGTATATTTTGTTTCCTCAGTGTCCGGGGAGAAAAAGCACTATAACCCTAGGGTGAGTTCTATCTTAGAAGGGGGGAATGGTAATTGTAAAAGAGCTTTTTATGCATATCCAGGGAAGTATTTTGTTTCCATAGGGGGCAATAATTATTCTGATGAGAGTTCAACAACCAGAATATTTTTGCAATTTGCCATAAAAGCCACACAGGAATTTTTCAAAATTGAACACAATGGAGATACCACTGAGACCAACCCATATAATCTGAATATAAGGGATTCCATAGTTATAAATGGTAATATTGGAATGAGAACAATGTGGGGGAGTAAATGGTATGTTGATAGAGATGACAGATATACTTTTACTGCACCGAAAACAGGACAGATGAATGTAGTTCTTTATAATACAGATAGCAATGCACTCAAAATGTTTACTAAAAAACAAAAATCTATGAATGGAACTAAAAGTCTTACAAATGATTGGAAGGACAATGTTAATTTGTCAGGAAGTCTTAGAGATCCAGGAAATATGGGATTATGGGATTTTAAGGTCAATCCCGGAAGTAGTGATACAGCAGTTGTAAATGTAGAAGCTGGAAAAGTTTATAAATTTAATGTGTATAATAGTTTCCCATGTGAATATAAAGCTGTGCTTTCATATGTTGGTGGTGTTGAGCCTGTTAAGCCCACTGAACCTCTTAAACCTGTTGTAAAGCAAGACCAACCATCCCAAGAGCAATACGCTACTATTTTTGGGTCTGTAACCGATGAACAAAATAATCCAATATATGGACTTGAAGTAAGATTTGGAGATGTAACCATTAAATCTGAAACCTCAGGTTTTCAAAATTTAAAGGTTCCCGCAAATAGGGAATTGAATGTTGAGATAAAGGCAAAGGGCTATAAAACTGGAAAATGGACAAATAAATTTGAAAATAAAGAGTATCTAGTCTCATATGTATTGGAAAAAGAGGAAGCTCCAGTTCATTCTAAAGCTGGTTATGTAGTAAATGGGTATGATATGGTACAACATAGGGAGTACAAAGGGCAATTGAGTCAAGATGCACTGGGATTAAAAATGACAGGTGATAACCATACAAATGGTAGATTAGTGAATGGTTATCGCGATGGAAATAGGATTGATACAGTAAAATCCTTTGATGTGAAAAATAAGACCGTATATGGAGCATTTACAGTGTATGGAAAAGATTATTGTGGTTACACGGGGCTTGCAGTAGATAATATAGGAAGCGGTGCGTATGTGACCACCCATCATAGCTGGGCAGGAAGTAAGGTTGTGCAAAATGGTACAAAAATATATAAAACCCTTACCTTCACCGATAGTGCATGGAAGGTAACTATTGCTAAGGGAAATTATTATGGTAGACAAGGCAGTAATTTAATCCAAGAAAAATCCGGGGTGTTTTCCGAAGCAGTTAAGAAATCCATCAACAATCCACAGAAAATCATGTTTGTTTTTGGAGACAATTATGGTGGAGCTACTAACCATATGATTGTTCATGAGCTATTTATCGAAGATAATGCTAAAAGTCCAGTATCCGTAAATAGTACCCATAAAAATAATACACCTATAAATATAAGTACAGCTAGTTCATGGGCGGTTTCAGAAATAAATGAAGCGGTTAGTAAAAATCTAACTACTCCAAAGTCGACTAATAATTTTAAAGAATTTATCACAAGGGAAGAATTTTGTGAAATCATCATGAAGTTTTATGATGCCATGGGTGGGAAAACCATAAATGATACATCAAATCCCTTTAATGATACCAACAATACTGAAATAATAAGGGCTTATCATGCAAAAATAGTAGGTGGAACTACCGAGACAACTTTTTCGCCAAATAATAACCTTACTAGGGAACAGCTATGTGTCATGCTTGTGAGATCCCTTGATGCAGCGGGTGTAAAATACTCTAAAAACATAGATTTTAGTCAAAGCTATACCGATAAGAGCTTTCTTTCAAGCTGGGCCTATGATAGTGTGAAATTGTTAAATGGATATAAAATATTTAATGGATCAGGTGATAAATTAGATCCTAGAGGAACCGTAACAAAGGAAGTAGCAATAATACTATTGAAAAGAACCTTTGATAGCTTTAAATAG
- a CDS encoding metal ABC transporter permease, with product MSTIQIETLFIAILVAATCALPGTFLVLRQMSMMADAISHTILLGIILGFFIVHDVNHPLLIIGAALIGVVTVFIAELLNKIKLINEDASIGLTFPFLFSIAIVLISYYARNVHIGVHAVLLGEIAFAPFNRLMIGGIDFGPKAFYIMGTIFIINLTYIILFYKELKIVTFDQGLAAVLGISPIIVHYSFMSIVSITCVGAFDTVGSILVIALIIGSPATAYLLTDSLKVMIGLSAIIGSISAIIGYTIALWIDSSIAGCIAAVIGIVFILTFIFAPKRGLVATKLQERHKKLEFSRLALLIHIINHENSEEEEEECSIRSIHNHLSWNVSFLEKIIDSTEKDNYAFIDKGILKITEKGKEYAASYHQSILDRISVDN from the coding sequence TTGAGTACAATTCAAATTGAAACCCTATTCATAGCTATATTAGTTGCAGCTACCTGCGCTTTACCAGGAACATTTTTAGTACTTCGTCAAATGTCAATGATGGCAGATGCTATTAGTCATACGATCCTACTGGGAATAATTCTAGGTTTCTTTATAGTACATGATGTAAACCACCCTTTATTGATTATAGGTGCTGCATTAATTGGAGTTGTAACGGTTTTTATAGCAGAACTTCTAAATAAGATAAAGCTTATAAATGAAGATGCTTCAATAGGTCTTACCTTTCCATTTTTATTTAGTATCGCCATAGTGTTGATATCCTATTATGCTAGAAACGTTCATATAGGTGTTCATGCTGTTTTACTAGGAGAAATTGCCTTTGCCCCATTTAATAGACTTATGATAGGTGGGATTGATTTTGGTCCAAAGGCATTTTATATAATGGGAACCATATTCATAATCAATCTAACATATATTATTTTATTCTATAAAGAGTTGAAAATTGTTACCTTTGATCAAGGCCTAGCAGCTGTATTAGGAATTTCACCCATAATTGTTCATTATTCATTTATGAGTATTGTCTCTATCACATGTGTAGGTGCATTCGACACCGTAGGCTCTATACTAGTTATTGCCTTAATAATAGGCTCTCCTGCAACGGCTTATCTTCTCACGGATAGCTTAAAGGTAATGATCGGTCTAAGTGCAATTATTGGCTCCATATCCGCTATAATCGGATATACCATTGCCCTTTGGATAGACAGTTCTATAGCTGGCTGTATAGCTGCAGTAATTGGAATTGTTTTTATACTCACATTTATCTTTGCACCTAAAAGGGGATTAGTGGCAACCAAGCTTCAGGAACGCCATAAAAAATTGGAGTTCTCACGTTTGGCCTTGCTGATCCATATCATTAATCATGAGAATTCTGAAGAAGAAGAAGAGGAATGCTCTATAAGAAGTATTCATAATCATTTATCATGGAATGTATCATTCTTAGAAAAAATAATTGACTCCACCGAAAAAGATAACTATGCTTTTATAGATAAGGGGATATTAAAGATCACCGAAAAAGGTAAGGAGTATGCAGCAAGCTATCATCAAAGTATCTTAGATAGAATATCTGTAGATAATTGA
- a CDS encoding TetR/AcrR family transcriptional regulator, translating to MQVLKEEVKKQIQNAAIEVFLEKGFTRASMKSIAQRADTSVSNIYNYFEGKEKLYYSIVDPICYDIKRLLDNFNGDEDNEDFSDINFIEQFIKIVANGIGSLIKSDSKKIVLIFDKSEGTKYEKLKYTLIGFLENHFTISLEQEKANSDVSFVMHIIATNLVEGFLEIVRHYKNDKWVDDTINDFIKYHLSGMHRFYE from the coding sequence ATGCAAGTTCTTAAGGAAGAAGTAAAAAAGCAAATTCAAAATGCAGCTATAGAAGTATTTTTAGAAAAAGGGTTTACAAGGGCATCTATGAAGAGTATAGCTCAAAGGGCGGATACAAGTGTAAGCAATATTTACAACTATTTTGAGGGCAAGGAGAAGCTATATTATTCTATAGTTGACCCAATTTGCTATGATATTAAAAGACTATTAGATAATTTTAATGGAGATGAAGATAATGAGGACTTTTCCGACATTAATTTTATTGAACAGTTTATAAAAATTGTTGCAAATGGTATAGGCTCATTAATAAAAAGTGATAGTAAAAAGATAGTACTAATATTTGATAAAAGTGAAGGAACAAAATATGAAAAATTAAAGTATACATTAATCGGATTTCTTGAAAACCATTTTACCATTAGTTTAGAGCAAGAAAAAGCAAACAGTGATGTATCCTTTGTTATGCATATAATTGCAACAAATCTTGTGGAAGGATTCCTTGAAATAGTAAGGCATTATAAGAATGATAAATGGGTAGATGATACCATAAATGATTTTATAAAATATCACCTAAGTGGAATGCATAGGTTCTATGAGTAG
- a CDS encoding flavodoxin family protein codes for MKVLAVVGTKRKKGLVSRMCEKILEGANENGHETEIINLYDYNINYCIGCWACAKKGKCIYEDDFESIFKKIEESDVIILGSPCYWGDVSGIMKNFFDRHTGSAMYKPDNAAGFYKMKLMEKLKTYIYAMKNFGAYPYLHGKKFMIVVAMTLPFPGSHLSGELPQTVRCMKIYIGNLKGKLIGKVIYTDTLFKLLRNKEERIMKKAYIAGKKLK; via the coding sequence ATGAAGGTATTGGCAGTAGTAGGAACAAAAAGGAAAAAGGGACTTGTAAGCAGAATGTGTGAAAAGATTTTAGAAGGTGCAAATGAGAATGGTCATGAAACGGAAATAATCAATTTATACGATTATAATATCAATTATTGTATTGGATGCTGGGCATGCGCTAAGAAAGGTAAATGTATTTATGAAGATGATTTTGAAAGTATTTTTAAGAAAATAGAAGAATCCGATGTTATTATTTTAGGAAGTCCCTGCTACTGGGGTGATGTATCTGGAATAATGAAAAACTTTTTTGATCGTCATACCGGTAGTGCAATGTATAAGCCTGATAATGCAGCTGGGTTTTATAAAATGAAGCTTATGGAAAAGCTTAAGACCTATATATATGCAATGAAAAATTTTGGAGCTTATCCATATTTACATGGGAAAAAGTTTATGATAGTGGTAGCAATGACCCTTCCATTCCCTGGGTCGCATTTATCGGGAGAATTACCTCAAACTGTTAGGTGTATGAAGATATATATAGGCAATCTTAAGGGAAAGCTCATCGGTAAAGTAATATACACTGATACATTATTTAAATTATTAAGGAATAAAGAAGAAAGAATAATGAAAAAAGCCTATATAGCCGGAAAAAAATTAAAATAA